A window of Juglans regia cultivar Chandler chromosome 7, Walnut 2.0, whole genome shotgun sequence contains these coding sequences:
- the LOC108996452 gene encoding rhodanese-like domain-containing protein 4, chloroplastic isoform X2 produces MEALNAACLTPLSILRDRKKEPRKFSSVPTTFPLKFSSSATLCNHPSTLQECFSRGFPGGLVLLSSALNTGLARALSYEEALQQSVTSSTAVELDPSGVLDSVLSFVTENPTLIAGGAAILVVPLILSQVLKQPKPWGFESAKNAYAKLGDDANAQLLDIRSPAEFRQAGSPDIRGLRKKPVSIAYKGADKPGFLKKLSLKFREPENTTLFILDKFNGNSELVAELVTVNGFKAAYAINDGAEGPRGWMNSGLPWIPPRKSLSLDLSNFTDAIGGTVGEGLDALNVTLGIAAAAGLGLLAFSEIETILQVLGSAAIIQFVSKKLLFAENRKETIQQLDEFLNTKVAPKELGDEIKQIGKALLPSPVIINALPPAVDSIPEPATTDNTVQKAVAGDSKYPDLKPPTSPSPSQP; encoded by the exons ATGGAGGCCCTCAATGCAGCATGCTTGACTCCCTTGTCCATTCTTCGTGACAGAAAGAAAGAACCCAGAAAATTTTCATCAGTCCCTACTacttttccactcaagttctcaAGTTCTGCTACTTTATGCAACCATCCATCAACTTTACAAGAATGTTTCTCAAGGGGTTTTCCAGGGGGTCTTGTCCTTCTATCTTCAGCTCTTAATACTGGGCTTGCTAGAGCTTTATCATATGAGGAAGCACTTCAACAGTCTGTGACTAGCTCTACAGCTGTGGAACTTGATCCAAGTGGGGTTCTTGATAGTGTATTAAGTTTTGTAACAGAGAATCCTACACTAATAGCGGGTGGTGCCGCCATTCTGGTGGTTCCCTTGATTTTATCTCAAGTTCTGAAGCAGCCTAAGCCTTGGGGTTTTGAGTCAGCCAAAAATGCTTATGCAAAGCTAGGTGATGATGCCAATGCCCAGTTGCTTGATATAAGATCACCGGCGGAATTTAGGCAAGCGGGTAGCCCAGATATCCGGGGTTTAAGAAAGAAGCCGGTGTCTATTGCTTATAAAGGAGCAGACAAGCCTGGGTTCTTGAAAAAGCTTTCTTTGAAGTTCAGAGAACCAGAAAATACTACATTGTTCATTTTAGACAA ATTTAACGGAAATTCCGAATTGGTTGCGGAGTTGGTCACTGTAAATGGATTCAAAGCTGCATATGCAATAAATGATGGTGCAGAAGGACCCCGAGGATGGATG AATAGTGGTCTTCCATGGATACCACCAAGGAAATCATTGAGTCTTGATCTTAGCAATTTCACAGATGCTATTGGTGGCACAGTCGGA GAGGGTTTAGATGCCTTGAATGTTACCCTTGGGATTGCTGCAGCCGCTGGGTTAGGTTTATTGGCTTTTTCAGAG ATAGAAACAATACTCCAAGTATTAGGCTCGGCTGCAATTATTCAGTTTGTGAGCAAGAAACTCCTATTTGCTGAG AATCGAAAGGAAACTATACAACAACTTGATGAGTTCTTGAACACAAAGGTTGCCCCTAAGGAGCTTGGTGATGAAATAAAG CAAATTGGAAAGGCTCTTCTACCATCACCCGTGATTATCAATGCTCTCCCTCCAGCTGTTGATTCAATCCCAGAGCCTGCTACCACTGATAATACTGTACAAAAAGCAGTAGCTGGTGATTCAAAG TATCCAGATTTGAAGCCCCCAACATCTCCATCGCCATCGCAGCCGTAA
- the LOC108996452 gene encoding rhodanese-like domain-containing protein 4, chloroplastic isoform X1: protein MEALNAACLTPLSILRDRKKEPRKFSSVPTTFPLKFSSSATLCNHPSTLQECFSRGFPGGLVLLSSALNTGLARALSYEEALQQSVTSSTAVELDPSGVLDSVLSFVTENPTLIAGGAAILVVPLILSQVLKQPKPWGFESAKNAYAKLGDDANAQLLDIRSPAEFRQAGSPDIRGLRKKPVSIAYKGADKPGFLKKLSLKFREPENTTLFILDKFNGNSELVAELVTVNGFKAAYAINDGAEGPRGWMNSGLPWIPPRKSLSLDLSNFTDAIGGTVGEGLDALNVTLGIAAAAGLGLLAFSEIETILQVLGSAAIIQFVSKKLLFAENRKETIQQLDEFLNTKVAPKELGDEIKQIGKALLPSPVIINALPPAVDSIPEPATTDNTVQKAVAGDSKVETDGKAIPEINSVPKTEVKAESLPGFSKSLSPYPYYPDLKPPTSPSPSQP, encoded by the exons ATGGAGGCCCTCAATGCAGCATGCTTGACTCCCTTGTCCATTCTTCGTGACAGAAAGAAAGAACCCAGAAAATTTTCATCAGTCCCTACTacttttccactcaagttctcaAGTTCTGCTACTTTATGCAACCATCCATCAACTTTACAAGAATGTTTCTCAAGGGGTTTTCCAGGGGGTCTTGTCCTTCTATCTTCAGCTCTTAATACTGGGCTTGCTAGAGCTTTATCATATGAGGAAGCACTTCAACAGTCTGTGACTAGCTCTACAGCTGTGGAACTTGATCCAAGTGGGGTTCTTGATAGTGTATTAAGTTTTGTAACAGAGAATCCTACACTAATAGCGGGTGGTGCCGCCATTCTGGTGGTTCCCTTGATTTTATCTCAAGTTCTGAAGCAGCCTAAGCCTTGGGGTTTTGAGTCAGCCAAAAATGCTTATGCAAAGCTAGGTGATGATGCCAATGCCCAGTTGCTTGATATAAGATCACCGGCGGAATTTAGGCAAGCGGGTAGCCCAGATATCCGGGGTTTAAGAAAGAAGCCGGTGTCTATTGCTTATAAAGGAGCAGACAAGCCTGGGTTCTTGAAAAAGCTTTCTTTGAAGTTCAGAGAACCAGAAAATACTACATTGTTCATTTTAGACAA ATTTAACGGAAATTCCGAATTGGTTGCGGAGTTGGTCACTGTAAATGGATTCAAAGCTGCATATGCAATAAATGATGGTGCAGAAGGACCCCGAGGATGGATG AATAGTGGTCTTCCATGGATACCACCAAGGAAATCATTGAGTCTTGATCTTAGCAATTTCACAGATGCTATTGGTGGCACAGTCGGA GAGGGTTTAGATGCCTTGAATGTTACCCTTGGGATTGCTGCAGCCGCTGGGTTAGGTTTATTGGCTTTTTCAGAG ATAGAAACAATACTCCAAGTATTAGGCTCGGCTGCAATTATTCAGTTTGTGAGCAAGAAACTCCTATTTGCTGAG AATCGAAAGGAAACTATACAACAACTTGATGAGTTCTTGAACACAAAGGTTGCCCCTAAGGAGCTTGGTGATGAAATAAAG CAAATTGGAAAGGCTCTTCTACCATCACCCGTGATTATCAATGCTCTCCCTCCAGCTGTTGATTCAATCCCAGAGCCTGCTACCACTGATAATACTGTACAAAAAGCAGTAGCTGGTGATTCAAAGGTAGAAACAGATGGAAAAGCTATTCCTGAAATAAATTCAGTGCCCAAAACCGAAGTTAAAGCAGAATCGCTTCCTGGATTTTCAAAATCACTTTCTCCATATCCATAC TATCCAGATTTGAAGCCCCCAACATCTCCATCGCCATCGCAGCCGTAA